The Gasterosteus aculeatus chromosome 17, fGasAcu3.hap1.1, whole genome shotgun sequence genome includes a window with the following:
- the LOC120835429 gene encoding keratin, type I cytoskeletal 18: MSFRRSTVQSRSAPKYSSASIYGGAGGMGSRISSASVSSLRSGAPMTSSSSAYKLSSGMGGGMGSGFGGASASVSSGAGIMGNERGAMQNLNDRLANYLETVRNLEQANKELEMRIMEAMEKGGPNMRDYSKYQPMIDDLRQQIFDKIGENAGFVLQIDNARLAADDFKVKFDNEMAIRQSVEADIGGLKKLIDDTNMTRINIESEIEAVREELVFLKKNHDDEVMEIRNQISQSGVQVDIDAPKGQDLAQVMEDVRGNYEKMAMKNVEDLKRWHENQIADVQVEVSQNTEALQGAQMERSDLTRQIQTLEIELASQQSLKASLEETLRNTEQRNNTEMERYNGIIIHLEEELTNLRANIQHQTQEYEALLNMKMKLEAEIGTYKSLMDGGDFKLQDALDELAATS; the protein is encoded by the exons ATGAGCTTCAGAAGGTCCACCGTGCAGTCCCGATCCGCACCCAAGTACAGTTCTGCCAGCATTTATGGCGGTGCTGGTGGAATGGGCTCCCGCATTTCCTCTGCCTCCGTCTCTTCTCTGCGTTCTGGTGCCCCGatgacctcctcttcctctgcctaCAAGCTGAGCAGTGGAATGGGTGGTGGTATGGGTTCAGGTTTTGGAGGGGCCAGCGCATCCGTTTCGAGTGGTGCTGGGATCATGGGCAATGAGAGGGGAGCCATGCAGAACCTGAACGACCGCCTGGCCAACTACCTGGAGACGGTGAGGAACCTGGAACAGGCTAACAAGGAGCTGGAGATGAGGATCATGGAAGCTATGGAAAAGGGAGGGCCCAACATGAGAGACTACAGCAAGTATCAACCCATGATAGACGACCTACGCCAGCAG ATCTTTGATAAGATTGGGGAAAACGCTGGTTTTGTGCTCCAGATCGACAATGCCCGTCTTGCTGCTGACGACTTCAAAGTAAA GTTTGACAATGAGATGGCAATCCGTCAGTCTGTGGAGGCCGACATTGGCGGACTGAAGAAACTCATAGATGACACCAACATGACCAGGATAAATATCGAGAGTGAGATTGAAGCTGTCAGGGAAGAGCTTGTCTTCCTGAAGAAGAACCACGACGAC GAGGTGATGGAGATAAGGAATCAGATCTCCCAGTCAGGCGTTCAAGTGGACATAGACGCCCCCAAAGGTCAGGACCTGGCCCAGGTCATGGAGGACGTGAGGGGCAATTATGAGAAGATGGCCATGAAGAACGTAGAAGATCTCAAACGGTGGCATGAAAATCAG ATTGCGGATGTGCAGGTGGAGGTGTCGCAGAACACGGAAGCCCTCCAGGGAGCCCAAATGGAGAGGAGTGACCTAACCAGACAGATACAGACCCTGGAAATTGAACTTGCATCCCAACAGAGCCTA AAAGCTTCCTTGGAAGAGACACTACGCAACACAGAGCAGCGAAACAACACGGAAATGGAGCGTTACAACGGCATCATTATTCATTTAGAGGAGGAGCTGACCAACTTGCGTGCAAACATCCAGCATCAGACCCAGGAGTATGAGGCGCTGCTCAACATGAAGATGAAACTGGAGGCTGAGATTGGCACTTACAAGAGTCTAATGGATGGTGGAGACTTCAA gcTCCAGGATGCACTGGATGAGCTGGCGGCCACAAGCTAA